GCCGTCCAGTGACACGTTCATGCCGTAGGTCAGTTTCCGCATCGCCCCATGCCCTTCCTCAGCCGGTGCCGGGATCTTAGGCCCGCTCCGGCAGCAGGGTGAGGACGCACGGTTCCGGCGTGTCACTGACGGACAACGACGATGGCCGGCGCGCCCGTGGGGCGGGGCGCAGTTCACCAGCGGTGCAGAGGTTTACGTGAACAGCGCCTGCCCCACGTACTCGCCCGCCCTCACCCCGGGAGGGCAGGCAAACAGTCCGCTGCCGACGTGCTGGATGTATTCGTTCAGCACGTCGTTGCCGTTGCCGGCCAGGGAGTTCTGGATGGTGACGAACTGGGTGCGGGGGTCGCGCTGGTAGGCCAGGAAGAACAGGCCGGCGTCGAGGCGGCCCAGGTCGTCGGTGCCGTCGGTGAACGAGTAGCCGCGCCGCAGCAGGGTGGCGCCGTTGTTCGTGGTGGGGTGGGCCAGGCGCACGTGCGACTTCAGGTCGATCAGGGGTGCGCCGTCACTGCCCTTGGCGTCCAGGTCGACGGTGTCGAACTCCTTGGTCTTGCCGATCGGGGCTCCGGCGCCCTTGGTGCGGCCGATGACGCGTTCCTGCTCGGTCAGCGGGGTGGAGTCCCACGGCTCGATCAGCATGCGGATGCGGCGGGAGACCAGGTAGGAGCCGCCGGTCATCCAGTCCGGGCCGTCGCCGTCCTGTACCCACACGTGCTGGTTCATCGAGTCGTTGTCGTCGGCCTTGAGATTGGCCGTTCCGTCCTTGAAACCCATCATGTTGCGCGGGGTTTCCTGGTTGACCGTGGTGCTGCTGGTGCGTCCGAAGCCGAGTTGCGAATAGCGTACGGACGCGGTCCCGCGGGCGATGCGGGCCAGGTTGCGGATCGCGTGCACGGCCACCTGGGGGTCGTCCGCGCAGGCCTGCACGCACAGGTCCCCGCCGCTGATCTCCGCCTTCAGCGCGTCGCCGGCGAAGGCGGGCAGGTCGGCCAGCTGCTCGGGGCGCCGGTCGGCGATGCCGAACCGGTCGTTGCCGTGCGCGTCGGTGAACAGGCTGGTGCCGAAACCGATGGTGATGGTGAGCTTCGCAGCGGCCAGGCCGAGTGCCTCACCGGTGTCGTCCGGGGGAGCGGACGGGTCACCGGTGACGGCACCGGTGCCCACGTCCAGTCCTGCTGTCATCTTCAGGGACGCGTTCGTCCACTCGGTGAGCAGCTCGATCAGCGCCTCGCGTTGCGCGACCGGGCTGAGGTCGAACGCGGCGAAATGCAGTCTGTCCTGGGCGGGCGTGGCAATACCGGCCTGATGGTCCCCGAAGAACTCCACGACCTGACCGCGGGAGCCGTCGCCCGATGCGTCGCCCGTTGTCGCCCTGGCGCCGACCACCCCGGCGACGGCACCGACGGCACCGACAGCACCGGTGCCCCCGATCAGGCCGAACAGCCGGCGACGGCTGAGCCGCGAAGGTCGCGCAGTTGCTTCGGGGGTGCTCACTTGCTGCTCACGACTCCGGAGATCTGGCCGAGGGGTTCGGAAATGGCGTCGACCTCGACCGCGAGGGCCTTCACGTCGTCCTTGCTGAGGTCGTCGTAGGAGACATACGGGCTGCCGGTGATGTAGCCCTTGTCGCCTTCCTCGGCGCGGTGTGTCTCGAGCAGGTCGACCAGGGCCGGGAAACGCTCGTCGAGCGTCTTGACCAGGGCGGGGTCTTTCTCCTTCAAGGCCGGGCGCAGCGCGGTGTACACGTAGCGGGCGCCGTCCACATTGCCGGCGAAGTCGACGAGGTCGATACGCGAGTAGCGCTCTTCCTCACCGGTCACCTTGGACTTGGCCACCTCATCCATCAGCGACTTGGCGCCGTTGCCCATGACCAGAGGGGTGAAGTCGACGTCCTTGATCACGGTCTGCAGCTTCTCGACGTTGGTGTCGAGCTGCTTCGCCAGGTCGGACGTGCCCTTGAGGGTGGCCTTCTCGTAGACCAGCTGCTCGATGGCGTGGAAGCCGGTGAACTCCGTGCCGTCGGTGGCGTCGTCGATGCGCATGTCGATGAGCGGGTCGAGGTCACCGAAGCTCTCGGCGATCGGCTCGATGCGCTCGTAGTGCAGACGCGCGGCCGGGTAGGCGGCCTTGACCGCGTCCATGTCACCGTCGTCGATCGCGTCGGTGAAGGTCTTGGTGGTGTCGACCAGGGCCGCGGCCTCGCTGTTGACGTACTTCTTGTAGTCGTCGACGGCGTTCTGCAGGTTCTCGTCGAGCGTGGCGGCCGAGGGGGTGGCCCCGGTGACGGTCAGTGCGGTGCGGGTGCCGTTGCCGACCATGCCGGGCTTGCAGGCCACTTGGTATGTGCCGGCGGGCAGGTCGACGATCAGCTCACGCTTCAGCGCCGGGCCGATGTTCTCCACCTCGCCCATGATGCGGTCGCCGTCGGCGTACACGTACACCTCGGTGACCTGGCTGGCGCTGTTGGTGACGCTGAAGGTGTGCTGGCCGGCGGCGATCTGGGTGGTGGAGACGTCGCAGTTGGTGTCACCGGCGTCGACCGTGATCGGGCCGTCGGCCCCGGACTCGGTGCTGCCACCGGTGGAACTGCCTGAGGAACAACCGGACACCACCAGGGCCGTCAGCAGGCCGGCGGCCGTGAGGGTCTTGGAGAGTGCTTCAGGCATGGGAGATTTCCTGCTTTCGGGTTCCGGCGCGGCGGCTGCCGAGCACGAAGAGGGTCATGACGGGGACGAAGTAGAGGGTCCAGGCGATGGCCTGCGCCACGGTGGTCTGCGGGCTGAGGTTGAACACGCCCTTGAGCAGCGTTCCGTACCAGGAGCTCGGGGGGATCGTGCCGCTGATGTCGAAGGCCAGCGTGTACAGGCCACCGATGGCGCCGGCCTCCTGCAGGTCATGCACCGCGTAGGCCAGCACGCCCGCGGCGATGACGATGAGACCGGCGCCGGTCCAGGTGAAGAACCGGGCCAGGTTGAGCTTGACCGAACGGTTGTACAGCAGCCAGGCCAGCCCGACGGCGGTGAGAATGCCCAGACTGAAGCCGATGACGGGGCTGGTGGTGCTGCCGGCGGCCTGTACGGCCGACCAGAAGAACAGGGCGGTCTCCAGGCCCTCGCGGAACACGGACAGGAACGCGGTGAGAGCCACGGCGTAGCCACCGACGTTCAGGGCCGCGGAGAGCTTTCCGTCGAGTTCGGAGCGCAGGTTCCGGGCCGTGCGGCGCATCCAGAACACCATCCAGGTCACGAAGACCACGGCGATGCAGGACATGATGCCGCCGAACAGTTCCTGGCTCTTGAAATCCTTGAGCAGGGTGGTCGAGGTGTAGGTGAGGAAGGCACCGAAGCCGACACTCAGCGCGATGGCCAGAGTGACGCCCCCGGCGACCACGGGCAGGCGGTCGCGGCGGCCGGCCTTGACCAGATAGGCAACGAGGATGCTCACCACCAGGGCGGCCTCCAGCCCTTCGCGCAGGCCGATCAGGTAGTTCGCGAACACGTGCCTTCCTCCTGTTGATCAATAGTTACGGAGGTAAGGCTTACCTAATTGACAGCCCCTTGGCAAGGGGCCGTTTTTCCGAGAATGACCAGGTGAAAGCACCTACATTCTGGTTCGCGCGGCGAGTGAGCGTGCTCCGGAGAGGACGCCGGGACGGCGCGTTGGTGCTCAGGAGAAGGCGATCGGGGCGGTCCTGGCCGTTGCCCAACGGCCGTTGAGGCCCCGGCCGAGGTAGCGGCCCAGCTGGGTGGTGATCTTGCCGACACCACGCTGCTGGACACGCTGACGTGCCTCGGTGGTGGTGGCGCGGGCGGTCGGCGCAGCCGCGCTGAGTCGATGGGGCCCTGGCTAGAACACCTTGATGATCGACGAACTGGACGTCGTCATGGTCGGAGTGGGTGACGGCTCCGAGTTGCTGCGGCTGACCACGGCGGCCCCCAGAACGCCCAGGGCTCCGATGGCGGCTACTACGACCGTCATCTTGGCAGCGAACTTGGCGACGCCAGCGTCTCCTGAGTTCTCCTTGCCCTGGTCGGTGCTCTGTGGTGCTTCGGGCATCCCGTTGCTCGACAGGACCATTGCCCGCGTGGCCCGAACCGCTTCGGCAGGCGAAACCATTACCAGGATCCGGGCCTTTCGGCAGCGAGGGTACGTAGTCCGCCGGACAGTGATCTGGCCTGGGGCCAGCCGCTCTGGCGTAGCAGCCGGGTGGCCAGGTATGAGCGGAATCCGCTGGCACAGTAGACGAACAGCGGGATGTCAGGGGTGATCCGGCTGAGGTTCTCCCGGAGTTCGGTGTGCGGGATGTTGAGTGCCTGAGGCAGGTGGCCTTCGGCGAACTCGGCCGGGGACCTGACATCGAGCAGCACGGTTCCGATGGGCATCGGCTCCAGGTCTGCACCCCGCCAGAAGGAGACGTCCCCGGCCAGCACGTTCTGCGCTACGAAGCCGGCCATGTTCACCGCGTCCTTGGCCGAACCGAAGGGTGGAGCATAGGCCAATTCCAGTTCGGCCAGGTCGTCCACGGTCATCCCGGCGCGGATCGCGGTGGCCAGGACATCGATGCGTTTGTCGATGCCTTCGGCTCCCGTGGCCTGCGCTCCCAGAACCCGGCCGTTCGGTGCGAACAGGAGCTTGAGGTGTATGGCCTGGGCGCCGGGATAGTAGCCGGCGTGCTGATTCGGGTGCAGATGCACCGCGTGGTGCTCGATTCCGGCTGAGCGCAAGGACTTCTCGCTGCGGCCCGTGGTCGCGGCACAGATCCCGAACGCCCGTACGACAGCCGTCCCGAGCACCGGCGGGGTCTGTCCTCCACGGCCGAAGAGGTGGTCGGCGGCGGCTCGCCCCTGCCGGTTGGCGGGCCCGGCCAGCGGGACGACCACGGGTGCGCCCGTGACGGCGTCGATCACCTCGATCGAGTCGCCGGCGGCGTAGATCGCGGGGTCCGAGGTGCGCAGGTGCTCGTCCACCCGGACGGCATCACGTTCGCCGAGGCTCAGGCCGGCCGCCGCTGCCAGTGCGGTGTCCGGCCGCA
This region of Kineosporia sp. NBRC 101731 genomic DNA includes:
- the efeB gene encoding iron uptake transporter deferrochelatase/peroxidase subunit, with amino-acid sequence MSTPEATARPSRLSRRRLFGLIGGTGAVGAVGAVAGVVGARATTGDASGDGSRGQVVEFFGDHQAGIATPAQDRLHFAAFDLSPVAQREALIELLTEWTNASLKMTAGLDVGTGAVTGDPSAPPDDTGEALGLAAAKLTITIGFGTSLFTDAHGNDRFGIADRRPEQLADLPAFAGDALKAEISGGDLCVQACADDPQVAVHAIRNLARIARGTASVRYSQLGFGRTSSTTVNQETPRNMMGFKDGTANLKADDNDSMNQHVWVQDGDGPDWMTGGSYLVSRRIRMLIEPWDSTPLTEQERVIGRTKGAGAPIGKTKEFDTVDLDAKGSDGAPLIDLKSHVRLAHPTTNNGATLLRRGYSFTDGTDDLGRLDAGLFFLAYQRDPRTQFVTIQNSLAGNGNDVLNEYIQHVGSGLFACPPGVRAGEYVGQALFT
- the efeO gene encoding iron uptake system protein EfeO translates to MPEALSKTLTAAGLLTALVVSGCSSGSSTGGSTESGADGPITVDAGDTNCDVSTTQIAAGQHTFSVTNSASQVTEVYVYADGDRIMGEVENIGPALKRELIVDLPAGTYQVACKPGMVGNGTRTALTVTGATPSAATLDENLQNAVDDYKKYVNSEAAALVDTTKTFTDAIDDGDMDAVKAAYPAARLHYERIEPIAESFGDLDPLIDMRIDDATDGTEFTGFHAIEQLVYEKATLKGTSDLAKQLDTNVEKLQTVIKDVDFTPLVMGNGAKSLMDEVAKSKVTGEEERYSRIDLVDFAGNVDGARYVYTALRPALKEKDPALVKTLDERFPALVDLLETHRAEEGDKGYITGSPYVSYDDLSKDDVKALAVEVDAISEPLGQISGVVSSK
- the efeU gene encoding iron uptake transporter permease EfeU, encoding MFANYLIGLREGLEAALVVSILVAYLVKAGRRDRLPVVAGGVTLAIALSVGFGAFLTYTSTTLLKDFKSQELFGGIMSCIAVVFVTWMVFWMRRTARNLRSELDGKLSAALNVGGYAVALTAFLSVFREGLETALFFWSAVQAAGSTTSPVIGFSLGILTAVGLAWLLYNRSVKLNLARFFTWTGAGLIVIAAGVLAYAVHDLQEAGAIGGLYTLAFDISGTIPPSSWYGTLLKGVFNLSPQTTVAQAIAWTLYFVPVMTLFVLGSRRAGTRKQEISHA
- a CDS encoding FAD-dependent oxidoreductase — protein: MTETGTRVVVIGGSAAGMSFAARARRLSETSRIVVLERGHHVSYANCGLPYFVGDEIAESGDLLVQTPEKLRAALNLEIRVRHEVEHIDPVARLVRVRDQVTGQVYEQPYDALMLATGAGSILPPVPGIDLPGVQVLRTIPDAEAMRDRVESGAGHAVVVGAGFIGIEAAEQLRRRGLDVTVVELADQVLPPLDPEMAHSVEDAMHQAGIDVRKGTSLSAIESETDGRLLVTLSDGTVTAAHIVLVAAGVRPDTALAAAAGLSLGERDAVRVDEHLRTSDPAIYAAGDSIEVIDAVTGAPVVVPLAGPANRQGRAAADHLFGRGGQTPPVLGTAVVRAFGICAATTGRSEKSLRSAGIEHHAVHLHPNQHAGYYPGAQAIHLKLLFAPNGRVLGAQATGAEGIDKRIDVLATAIRAGMTVDDLAELELAYAPPFGSAKDAVNMAGFVAQNVLAGDVSFWRGADLEPMPIGTVLLDVRSPAEFAEGHLPQALNIPHTELRENLSRITPDIPLFVYCASGFRSYLATRLLRQSGWPQARSLSGGLRTLAAERPGSW